From Acidimicrobiales bacterium:
ACTTCTCCATCTGCTCAATGGAGAGATGGCATTTAGGCCATAACACGCCGGCCCCTGGAAACAGGGTGAAGGTATAGTCTATGCCCGTAGTAATACGGGATTTACATGCGTGAGACAGTTCGGTCCCTATCCGTCGCAGCCGCAGGAGACCTGAGGAAGGCTGTCCCTAGTACGAGAGGACCGGGACGGACGCAGCTCTCGTGTGCCAGTTGTCCTGCCAAGGGCACCGCTGGTTAGCGACCTGCGGAAGGGATAAGCGCTGAAAGCATCTAAGTGCGAAGCCCGTTCCAAGATGAGGTCTCCCACGGGGTTAACCCGGTAAGGCCCGTGGCCAGATGACCACGTTGATAGGCCGGAGGTGTACGCACAGCAATGTGTTCAGCCGACCGGTACTAATCGGCCGAGGGCTTGGAGATCTACTCGTTGCCCGTGCTCGCTATGGAAGGCTCACAGGGGAGCCGCGCCGTCGGCGCGGTGATCCTTGAAATGAAATACAGCCACGGTTTCCGGTGGCCATAGCGGCGGGGTCACACCCGTACCCATCCCGAACACGGAAGTTAAGCCCGCCCGCGCCGATGGTACTTGGGGGGAGACTCCCTGGGAGAGTAGGTCGCCGCCGGAATAATTCGCACAAAGAGCCCCCGCCCAGCGGGGGCTCTTTCGCGTACCGGTAGCCTGCCGTCGTGGCCAGGAATCCCGACGAGGACGACGCGCGTCAAAGTTCGGGTAGGCCGGCCCGGAAGCCCTCCGGACCAGCACGAAAGCCGCAGCAGGGGTCCCCCGGTGCAGGACCCCGAGCCGGGGGAGGCGGGACGCGGTCGGGCGCTGCGGGCCGGGGAGCGCCGCCCGGCAGGGGCGGTAGCGCCCGGGGCCGGCCGGCGGGACCTCGAGGCGACGGTCGTGGAGCCCAATCCCGGTCCGGCTCGGGCCGGGCGGCACCCGACCGCCGGTCCGGCGGTGCCCCCGCGGCCCGCCGGAGTGAAGGCCCCTCAATCGGTCGACGGAGCACTGGCAACGGAGCCGGTCGAAGCAGTGCGACGGGTCGAGGCGGTGCGACGGGTCGAAACAGTGCAACCGGTCGGCGCAGCGAAGGCCCTCCCCCGGGCCGGCCCCGCCGACCGGGCGTCAGTGACGGACCCGACCGGGGCCGCCGCCCCGGCTCCTCGGACCGACCCCGCCCCGGCTCCTCGGACCGGACCACACACAGAGGCCGGACCACAGACAGAGGCCGGACCACAGACAGAGGCCGGACCGCAGACAGAGGCCGGACCGCAGACAGAGGCCGCCCCGCTGACCCCGACCGCCGGCGGTCGGCGCCGGGCGCCCGGGACCGGGGGACCGGCCACCCCCATCCCCCCGCGCCCCGGAAGGTGGCCGGCTGGGGGAAGGTCGCCCGCCGGGGGGCGTCCGAGCTCGGTCCCGAGCCGCGGCCCGAGAGCACCCGGCCGCCGAGAGCCGAGAGACGGCCGGCCCGGGCCCGGGAGTGGCAGCCCGAGCGCTGGGTCGAGGAGCCGGAGAAGAAGAGGGCGGAACCGCAGGCCCGCCGGCGGGCGGGTGGGGGAGCGAGGCGCTTCGCCCCCGTGGAGGTTCCCAGGCAACGGCGGCCGCCGAAGGTCCCCGAGGTGGTGGGCGAGGAGCTGCAGACCACCGCCGGCGCCAGGAAGGCACCGCACCTGGCCCGGCGCCTGGGCGACGCCACGAAGGCCTACGAGCGGGACCGGTACGAGGACGCCCGGCGGATCCTCAAGCAGCTGGCCGCCGACGTGCCGGCGTCGCCGGCGGTGCGGGAGCTGTACGGGCTGACCCTGTACCGCCAGAGTCGGTGGCGGGACGCCCTGCGGGAGCTCGGCGCCTTCCACGACCTGACCGGGTCGTACGACCAGTTCCCGACGATGGCCGACGCCAGCCGGGCCCTGGGCCGCCACGACGACGTGGCCGAGCTGTGGGAGGAGCTGCGGGTGGCGTCACCGTCGGCGGAGCTGGTGACCGAGGGCCGGATCGTGGCGGCGGGATCCCGCGCCGACCAGGGGGACCTGAGCGGCGCCATCCGGATGCTCGAGGGCGCGGCGCGCAAGGTGACCCGGCCCCGGGACCACCACCTCCGCCTGTGGTACGCCCTGGCCGACCTGTACGAACGGGCCGGCGAGGTCCCGGCCGCCCGGGAGCTGTTCCGGCGGGTCCTCCGCCACGACCGCACCTTCTTCGACACGGCAGAGCGCCTCACCGCGCTGGGCTGACCGTCACAC
This genomic window contains:
- a CDS encoding tetratricopeptide repeat protein, producing the protein MEVPRQRRPPKVPEVVGEELQTTAGARKAPHLARRLGDATKAYERDRYEDARRILKQLAADVPASPAVRELYGLTLYRQSRWRDALRELGAFHDLTGSYDQFPTMADASRALGRHDDVAELWEELRVASPSAELVTEGRIVAAGSRADQGDLSGAIRMLEGAARKVTRPRDHHLRLWYALADLYERAGEVPAARELFRRVLRHDRTFFDTAERLTALG